In Saccharolobus solfataricus, a genomic segment contains:
- the csx1 gene encoding CRISPR-associated CARF protein Csx1, producing the protein MASIVFSTIGNPKGYQKVTYEIDGEKFESNVSVLALRDLLKVDKTVVILGISVADVYNCKYADYRSCKECIIQNSKNDLGISESYVVAPNVYQKFKGKPDHYFTYIYYHSLRILEKEGINEVFIDTTHGINYMGVLAKEAIQLAVSAYAAKSEKEVKVSLYNSDPVGKDVSDTVKLHEIEAIKISPLSGLKYVTYQILNKDKNFFNKIFSDSVNAIPRFATALDNGLFIYLSEKDSSLHLKRLEDDLSKDPLLTPSENEINVVYKDMKYALSHALFYVISRFSGNVDLDTLRHYAETYADKVTRAIIENEVDKIEKYQMGSERKLLGEYMKVEGKGFDKRILYAHGGLPYAGTYVYKEKDKVYVTYGDKIDEIERQI; encoded by the coding sequence ATGGCATCAATAGTTTTCTCGACTATTGGAAACCCAAAGGGTTATCAAAAAGTCACTTATGAAATAGATGGAGAGAAATTCGAGAGCAACGTAAGCGTATTAGCATTGAGGGATCTCTTGAAGGTTGACAAAACCGTAGTGATTTTGGGAATTAGCGTAGCTGACGTTTACAACTGCAAATATGCTGACTATCGTTCGTGTAAGGAGTGTATAATTCAAAACAGTAAGAACGACCTTGGAATCAGCGAAAGCTATGTAGTGGCACCAAACGTTTATCAGAAATTTAAGGGTAAGCCAGATCACTACTTTACTTACATTTACTACCACTCATTAAGAATCCTTGAAAAAGAAGGGATAAACGAAGTTTTCATTGATACAACACACGGCATAAACTACATGGGGGTTCTGGCAAAGGAGGCCATACAGCTTGCAGTATCAGCTTACGCTGCAAAGAGCGAAAAGGAAGTGAAGGTTAGTTTATACAACTCAGACCCAGTTGGTAAAGACGTCAGCGATACTGTTAAACTTCACGAGATTGAAGCCATAAAGATTTCACCGCTTTCCGGCCTTAAGTACGTTACCTATCAAATTCTCAACAAGGACAAGAACTTCTTCAACAAGATATTTAGTGATTCCGTTAACGCTATTCCCAGGTTTGCCACTGCCCTAGATAATGGTTTGTTCATTTACTTGTCTGAGAAGGACTCCTCCTTGCACTTAAAGCGCTTGGAGGATGATTTGAGCAAAGACCCCTTATTGACTCCCTCCGAAAACGAAATAAACGTTGTTTACAAGGATATGAAGTATGCCTTATCCCACGCTTTGTTTTACGTAATTTCCAGATTTAGTGGAAATGTTGACTTGGACACGCTAAGGCACTACGCCGAGACTTACGCAGATAAAGTTACTAGAGCCATTATTGAGAACGAAGTTGACAAGATTGAGAAGTATCAGATGGGAAGCGAGAGGAAGTTGTTGGGGGAGTATATGAAGGTAGAGGGTAAGGGGTTTGATAAAAGAATATTATACGCCCATGGTGGTTTACCCTATGCTGGTACTTATGTCTACAAGGAGAAGGATAAGGTTTACGTAACGTACGGGGATAAGATTGATGAGATTGAGAGACAGATATAA
- a CDS encoding PaREP1 family protein → MESQLPKFLKEPEKYSRLRLLEALQELYLSIEMLKEGYSRNSASKLFLSWKALLSSIVVTNFGKIMETKKKEGKEDEIKWYMRIGYSAPTTGLIGIARDLENLGFKGLVNLTTAMLGIHRYAYNGLDEDISPFHSRSEAIISIKGLIKAEVEIVGSMKFGDEEKELFEKIKRELNNI, encoded by the coding sequence ATGGAGTCGCAGTTACCTAAATTCTTAAAGGAACCGGAGAAGTACTCTAGGTTGAGATTACTTGAGGCTCTGCAAGAGCTCTATTTAAGCATTGAAATGCTCAAAGAAGGCTATAGCAGGAACTCCGCAAGTAAATTATTCCTCTCATGGAAGGCGCTTTTAAGTTCAATCGTTGTTACAAATTTTGGCAAAATAATGGAAACGAAGAAGAAAGAAGGGAAGGAAGACGAGATAAAGTGGTACATGAGAATAGGATATTCTGCACCTACTACTGGTCTAATAGGGATTGCAAGAGACCTTGAGAATCTCGGATTTAAAGGGTTAGTTAATCTAACAACCGCAATGCTGGGGATTCACAGATACGCATATAACGGTTTAGATGAGGATATAAGTCCTTTTCACAGTAGGAGTGAAGCAATAATATCAATAAAGGGGTTAATAAAAGCTGAAGTTGAAATAGTAGGCTCAATGAAATTTGGGGATGAAGAGAAAGAGCTCTTTGAGAAAATAAAGAGGGAATTGAACAACATCTGA